CTATTGAAGTTCAAATAATacccaagaaaaaaaaaggaaaatataaGGGCAAATAATCATATTCGACCTGTGTCATAATATTATAGACAAAATAATTTAGCATCTATAGGACTGTGTACACCTTAACCAATTTCTATTTTATAGCTAAGGATTATATTGTAATTTCTCTCCTTACTCTCTCCTGTATAAAATAAAAGAGATTAGGGTTTTTTTGATTGGTAAAGAGATTAGGTCttgttcttctctttttctttccccACTAATCGGGTTTCAAATATAAATCAGATCTTTGTTCCCTTAATTTTCTGAGAATCTGCTGTGTAAGGAAGTATTTGAGTTTATAGTTCATTTCTTTGAAGGTTAAATTCGTTTAAGTAAAATGCCAAGGCATGGAACAACGCTTGGAGGTGAAGGTCAGTTAATTGGCAAAATTAGTGGAGACCTGGTTCAGTTAATCAAGAAGAAGCATGGGTATGGAGAAGTTTGATAACTACCACTTTTTCTTCAGATTTGATTAAGACACTAATTTTAAGTAAACATACCTGGTAGTCTTAATCAAATCTGAGAAAAAGTGGTAGTTATCAAACTTGGAGTACAGGATGTTCTTAAGCGTCTCCAATATATTTTCGGCACTAATATATTGAACTATATTGGACGCATCGATCCTTCTGCTCTCAATAACAACCAGGTATGTTTGGTAAGCGAAACATATACTTGTAATCTTTTAGAATGGAAATCCTACTGCGATGGTGGGAAACAGACTGTAATAAATGCAGGGTTACCAATGTTAGAAGAGGCTTTAGTACTGAGTTTTGTGTCTAATCAAACTCGATTCCAGAATAATAGAAGGTCCACAAAATTTGGTTTGAAGCTTATAAGAGAGGTGACCTCTGGCCTAGAAACCTATATACAGGAAAAGCTGGAGGTATCAGATGACCCACACAAACAGGGAAACATAAACGTATCAGATCTCAATCCTGCAAACATGAAGTATGTGGATcctaatctttttatttttaaattaatgGTAACCGAGATTGATTCAAATATCACTGATACTGATGTCAGAAAAGGTTATGTCAGCTTTATAGAGTATGTTTTGCTTGATGGAGGGAATGAAAATGTCAATCCTGTACTTGATGATCTATTTATAGTTCTCCGGGGACAACCTCAAACTCCCGGGGCTCCTTATGAAGCTTCTGATTGGGAATTAGTATCTAATACACAGCGAGTATTATTTGATAGATTCCCAACATATTTACTAAAGCACCCATACGATTGGATTCCAAATAAAGGTCTCCGGTTTTCCACGATATGAGTTATATCATTGGCCTGGTTGGTGGGTATGCTACTTCATCATATTTAGTTAAACTCAAAGTGCAAAAATTTGTGGCTCAGATGGATAAAATTGATGTCAACGGTCCCACATTTTATTTTTGGGGTGATGTCTTAGCCACTAGATCTCAAGCATTAGCGACATTAGCATCCACAGCTCCTCCTGGTGGACTCGCTTATGATCAAAGACGTGCAGTGCATCTAATCCGTTTCCAGAGCAACCAGCTGGAGCATTTTAATAAACTCAATGGGAAGGCTCAGGTAAGCTTTTCCTCCATGTTCTATACGCAACATTTCTTGAATTGATGGCGTGAATAACTTTATATCTAGAGCGGTTTAAGCTGTTACTTCAGTGGCTCTCACTATGGTTTTGAACAGTGGAGACTGTCGTTAAGGTAAGGTAGTTGTGGCATATTCGAAAGTCTAAGATTTGAGCTCCATTGCCATAATTATTGAACTGTGCCTGCAGTCTTAGTTTGGTTGCAGGATCTGTAAGTTATCCTGGACTCTTAGCATATATGGCTGATGAACTTCCCAGTTCTTTCCACGTTACGACAAATACATATGCACATTCTAACTTAATAACAAGTAGATTTTTTGTTTGGCAAAGATAGGTCGAACAATAATAATCAGCTAGGTTTCTTTGCTATAACTGATGTCAGATAACATAACAGGAAATCAGTTAGGTTTCTTGCtaggatggtgattttccagttttGAGATTCAGGAGCGTTGCATAACTTTTATTCCAATGAAACACAGAAGAGTGTTCTTTTTGGTACTGGAGGAATAGGACATTCAACTGTCCCTGAAACATAAAATATCTGTCTTTCTTAATGTCAATGATGATATGTTGTTAAACAAAAGTGTGCGGTAATTCCTCCTAATGTTAGGGGGAACCATATCCACTTTATGTGGATTTCATAAGCAGGGAAAACAGGACCTAGAGATCATAATTTTTGTGATTACCCTAAGCTGTTCTACACGGGACACACTTGCACATCAAATCTCATGTTGATTTTCTGAACTCTTCAAACGTTACTTCGACATATagatctatctatctatctatctatatatatatacacatttgtATGTCTTGAGTCTACCAACAGGGGTAGTGTTCATAACATTGAGTCTGAGCCTGTTTGTATTGTGGCGTCTTTGCCTTCTAATGTGCCTGTTGCATGAACAGCATCTACCTTGTATGATTTTGGCACACTAACTTTTTCTGTTTTTTAGGGGGACTTGGGGAATAGCATTGAAtcttttttttgcttctttgacGATCTCTTCCCGCATCTGTTGATCCAGACCTATCGAGTATTCCAGATTAATTATTCAGATATACGAGCAGCATACCCAAATGACCCCACTGTTCAAGGTGCTGCAGAGTACCTTTGAATGGGTAGTCAAATCTGATAGTTCGGTTTTCCTACCTCTGGTTGGCTCATATTCTGGTTGGCTCGGATTTTGGTTGCAATTACTTTCTTGTCTTTTCATTCCGAACTTTTATTGTCAGAATGGGTGAAATGATATGCGTACAACTTCTACGTATTTTGTAATTGAACCCTTTATTAGGTTTATATTGAGGTGCTCGTAGATTCGTTTCTGATTTGGACAGATGGGTTGTTGTTTCTTTAATAGAAGCAATGAGCTTCCAGGGAATCGATTTCAATTCAGTAATAACCATAGCCTACTCACCATCAATGCCTCGctgcaatcttttcttctttctgctgAAATACAAACTTGCATCAATCAATTAATGAGTTGTCTCCTCTTCTGATGGTGAAACACTGTTAATTACTTCTTCAATTAATACCCACAGTAGGATATCCTGCAGTCTGAACATGGGATTGCTTGTCACCTTTGCAGCTTAACTAAAAAGATTTGTCATAGAGAATTTTGTTTCTGTTACTGCTGCTGTCACTTGATCCTACATATTTGCACTAGTCTTTTTAATCTTGTCAGGAAATTGAGTAATATGAGAACAGATTCTTAggttatgatatatatatatatatatatcaatataCTATGACACAGTTGCCTTTTTGGGAGGGACAAAGAGCGGCCAGGATGGGTTCTGGAAACACAACTAGGGGACCTGATTTCGTAGTCCAACATGGGTTCTGGAAACACAACTAGGGGACCGATTTCGTAGTCCAACAGTGAGATCTTTGCCGTTCGTTGTGTTTTGGGAAAGACAATTACTGGTTGTGATTTTGTATCCCAAATAGAGAAGATGTACATTGTCTGTTTGTTGAGATGCCGGACGGTTTGAAGGCATCCACCGTCCGTTTGTGTCGTGATCTCTTACATCCACTCTCTTTTGAGCCCAGGTGTCTTTTAGCAGGTGCTTTCACCTTTTGAAAACTACCCAAACTACTTAACTCCGTTTGTGTCGTGATCTCTTACATCCACTCTCTTTTGAGCCCAAGTGTCTTTTAGCAGGTGCTTCCACCTTTTGAAAACTACCCAAACTACTTAACTCCACATTTTCATTAGAAACCGTAATTGCCAACTCTTTTAAATGAAATTTTCTTTGGTAACGGATTAATTAGCTAGGATCCTATTTTGCAACAACGATTCTAAAAAGTAAGAGAAAAGTGTAGCCATAATTGAAAATAGTGTGTTCGGCGGTAAGTGCGACGAATCGTGTGTTTTGAAAGAATCCTAAATCCTCTTACCAGGTGCTATGTGTTGGTACAAAAATTGTGTTCACCAAATTCTTTTGGTTTAGAACAATTACATGAATCCATATTTGTTGTTGGTTTCTTTTTCGTTCTCAATATGAGTATTGTATTTAGCCAGGAACTCTTAGGGTGTTATCCATttgatttttaaagaaaaatctgaATCATGGGTATATTTTTTTGGATTGTAATGCAAATTGTTGTGAGTAAATATATTTGTTGTGAGAAAAGCAATCACTTTCAATTTGCTTTTCTTTGTGCAGACGTTAGTAAAGCAAACACGGTTTGATCGTCTAAACTTTTAGGTATTAGTAAAATTCAGTATCTTGCTTTTTGTAGTTGCTGCTTCGATGGATTTTCATGTAGTGCAATGTTTATAGGACTGTActgtttttggttgttttttattAAGTTTCTTAACCATTTTTTGTATTGAATCTGactaatttgttttgttttggaaaCTTTAATGATGCAGAACATATTTATAGGTTGTTATTTTTTCATTTAATTTTTCCTTGATCCAGTCATTAGGAAGTATCTGATTTACCATATGTATCTGTTCTCCACCCGTAGCGTATACTCCTTAAATCAGAAAGTCCCATGCGCCGAAGGCGCACGAGAGGTTGATTTTATCTAGAATCCTGTATGTGTTGTTGTGTAATCTTTTTGGATCTAGAGAGAAAAATTGTGATAGTTTGTAGATTGGAGAATCTTATTTAGCAATTTTTGTTATGAAGTTTAACAAATCTTTTAGGAATGATCGAAATGCTTAATTACGTGAATCACCAAGCCTTCTCTATTTTGCTTTGAAAGTTGTTGAATCATTTTGCATTCCATATTATTTTTGGCCAACACATATTACTACGTACTTGGCAATTGGATTATGTACACAAATTTAAAAATGCTTGAGTATCTTAATCCGCTGGCGATTGGTTGTGGGtagatttttttgtttcttgcGCACTCTTAGAACAACGTTTATGTCTTTAATGTGTAGGCAAATCTTTAATGTCTCTGTTGCTAAAACAAAGAGAGGACCTTCCCGGAGTGAAATTGGTATTGTCTATACGAGTGTCACCAAGCTTTTTTGGTACTTAAGTTATGACTATCACAGTGCGCAAGACACTTAACCTGGCATCCCATTTCCCAAGCTAAGGAACTTCCTCGGACCAATCACTTGGCCGAACTTAGAGTAGTCGACCGTAGTTATTACTAAATGAATGCAGTCTTTGGTTAATAAGTGTTCTCTTTTGCCATTATCACGTACCACTTTGGCATAGTTAATTCAACCGCATTATAGTCCATTGTGTAAGTTCTTTTATGTCCAAGTATGTAATGAAAATTATCACACTAGAGATTCATCGCTAATTATGGGAAGATAATTAGGGGTCAGGATCCTCAACGTCAACGTCAGTTAAATAAATGGATAGGTATCTACATTCTGTTGACCTGGAATCTGGTCTGGATTAAATCTTCATTACGATTGGCGGTTTTACAGGTGATAAAACCATCACTGTTTTATATCTGCAACCCACTACTATCTTCATTTGCAGAAACAAATTCATAACTTACCTAATAACTTACGTGATAAAAAATGGATTATTAATCTTGATCGCACTACACATTATTCATTAACTGTAATTTATGTTAATGAATGCAGGAGACACATGAATCATGAAAATCAGATAAATGATGGAGTTCACATGTTTAATAATGGATGTAATTTGGCTACCCAAGTTAATGTATGCATAAATCAATTAACTATGACGTAGTTGCCTTTTGGGGGAAGACAAAGAGCGGTCGGGATGGAGTCAGCAAAAGACCAAAAAACTTACGAGTTCGTCTCTAAGAACCCCAAAAATTGGGACATGTTGTCTTCAACGAAAAGTTCGTCTTCCATTACTACGTGAACCACCTACAGCGTTGAGAGAAATATATGACAGAGTCGACGCCAGATCAACTTCGTTTCGGAAACACATCTGAGAGTATAATTCAGCAAATGCATTTTCCAACCTCGGATGAAAATTACAATAGCTTTGAAATGAAGAGGTCCGAGACAATATTTTTTCGGTGTCACCCTCAAGTTTTACATCAGAATTTCAACAGTGCCTAACCCAGCATCCATCATTTCtcattttaaaaataattttcGCCTCATGCCTTGAAAGTAATCCGTTGAATTTTCTGGGGATTTCCCATCTGTCAAGGGTGATGAAAGATATTATGCGCACAGGGACACCATTATTTCATGGCAGTAATGATTCTAAGCCAATAGGGAAACAACATCTAGAATTCGTTAAAGTGATTGGTGTCACCAAGGAATGAAATGTTCATGTAACCAATGATTTATGTACATGCACATTATCGGCCGATTATCGGTTTACGTACATGTAGATTATCGGCCGAAAATGATATGTTCATGTACTGTCATTTCTGTGACCTTCATTTTTTCTCATGGCCGTGCTTTTGAAACAATTTCGATCGGCCTTTAATGCAAGTTCATGACTTGCATAATCCACCAAATTAAACCAAGATTCATATGCATGCGATAGCTTGAATCTCATGTGTGGGCGTGTCGGTATAAGTTTATGGCCTTTCTgatgaaccttttttttttctttttctttcatgtgtgggCGTGTCGGTATAAGTTTATGGCCTTTCTgatgaacttttttttctttttcttttgcgggTCAATCCAAGGTGCACACTACTCTTGCAAATAGGAATAAAATGATCAGAGAAGAGCCTCATTTCCCACCGGAATCATGGCAACTCAGTCTCATCGTATAGCTCGCATTTTCATCTTAAAATGTATTACAATGTATACATAACTTATACCGAGCATGTATGTCAGAATATGCTAAAAATACGACTAAATATTAAATTGTGTCATAGTTAATTGATTTGTGTGCCCTTCCATAATTTTGGGAAAAACAATTAGTGGTCATGATATTTTAATCAAACAGGAGAATATCTGCACCTTACTTTTTCGTAAGTATCACCTGATCCACCGTTCTTTGTCTTTCAAGAAGGGTCAAgttatattattaaatgttggCAAAATTGAAAACCGCAGCAATAACGTGTCACAGCCTCCTTTTGTTTCTCCCTAAGTGTCTTCCAGATAATTTATTCATAAGTTTCTATAACTTCCCCAATTGAAAGAGATCAAAACTGCAAATCAGTTTCGCTTGGTTTCATCTTAATTAGTTTTCTTCTTCCGACCATTAGGAAGAGACATGATAGTTTTTCTCTTAattattctcattttttttttttggtgattttaagtttttctctCATTGTTTGTTTTTCAGATAGTAATAAACATCAAAAGAAATTGGAGGACGAACATGCTGCTTGATTATCATCATTCCTGAGaaccaaaacaaaactaaaacacGGTTTATTCTTGGAAATCGATTTTTCCCAGTCCATCTATGAAAGTTCGTAACCTTTTACTTAACATTTTCTTTTGTAAATGATACATTCATTTAACCATTTCTATTCATGTTATTAGTTTTTGCTGAGAA
This genomic stretch from Papaver somniferum cultivar HN1 chromosome 5, ASM357369v1, whole genome shotgun sequence harbors:
- the LOC113281029 gene encoding uncharacterized protein LOC113281029, encoding MSYIIGLVGGYATSSYLVKLKVQKFVAQMDKIDVNGPTFYFWGDVLATRSQALATLASTAPPGGLAYDQRRAVHLIRFQSNQLEHFNKLNGKAQGDLGNSIESFFCFFDDLFPHLLIQTYRVFQINYSDIRAAYPNDPTVQGAAEYL